One Urechidicola croceus genomic window, AAAGAAACAATGGAAACAATCTTATCACGCTATAAAACAGTAAAAAAAGAAGAAGTAAAAACTTGGTTTAAAGTAGCACATGTTTATGATTTTCCTGAGAATGGAGGGTTATGTGCGAAATATAAAGATAAACAAATTGCAGTATATAACTTTACAAGAAAAAACACTTGGTATGCCTGTCAAAATGTATGTCCTCATAAAATGGAAATGGTGTTATCTAGAGGAATGATTGGTGATGAAAAAGGGATTGCAAAAGTTGCATGCCCTATGCACAAAAAAACTTTCTCATTAGAAACGGGCAAAAATCTAAATGGAGATTTAGATGCAATTGCTACATATCCTGTAAAAATTGAAAACAACTTTGTATATATTGGGTTTTCTGAGTAGATTTGACTTATCTAAAAGTTATTATCTATTGTGAATACTAAATTTGACACTGCTATACGTTTGTTTGATGAAGCAAACCAAAACGATCCAAATAAAGAAACTTGGAACAATAAAGAATACCCAAAAGAATTACTATATGCAATTCGCATGAGTAACAAACTTGACGAATTTGAACCTAATGCATCTGAATCTGTTAAACTTGCAGTACGATGCCAACATATTTGCCGATGGGAAATCCCTAGAGATTCTTATGAAATGAATCGTGTAGGATATTTAACTTGGAGAAGAGACTTATATAAATTCCATGCAAATAGGGCGTCTAAGATTTTAAAAGAAATAGGCTATAGTGATGATATTATTGATAATGTTCAATTTTTACTTCAGAAAAAACAACTTAAAAAAAACGAAGAAACACAACTATTAGAAGATGTAATTTGTCTTGTATTTTTAGAATTTTATTTTGATAATTTTTCAGAAAAATATTCTGAAGAAAAATTAATTGATATACTGCAAAAAACTTGGGCTAAAATGTCCGAAAAAGGTCATAATGCAGCATTAAAAATGAATTTTAATGAAAAAACTAAAAAATTAATTACAAAAGCACTATCTTAAAGTTTTATCAACTACTACGTGAATAAAACACTAAAAAATATTGTATTAAATACCAACATCTTTGAAAAATTAAGGAAAGTTTACTTACTGGCAATTTTAGCTATAGCTCTTACCATTATTATCTCACAAATTTTAATCCAGCAACACATTAATTCGCAACTAAATGATTCTCGAATTGTAAATATTGCCGGAAGACAACGAATGCTAAGTCAAAAACTTACAAAAGAAATACTTCTACTAAAAGATAATACTGACAGAAAGAATAATATTAATTTAATAGAAAATACATTTAACCTTTGGGTACAATCTCATAATGGGTTACAAAACGGTGATAAAACTCTTGAACTTCCTAAAGAAAATAATCAAGAGATTTTATCAATGTTCAAAGAAACAAATCTATATTTTCAACCTATTAACGATGCTGTAAAATCACTATTAAACAAATTAGAAATCAATCCAAATTTACCAGCAAAATCAATTGAAAATGAAATTAATACAGTTTCAATAAATGAAAATGATTTCTTACAAAACATGAATAATATTGTTTTTAAGTATGACGAATTAAGCAAATCTAAAGTAGAAAAATTAAAATTCATAGAAAGACTCTTACTACTTATATCTCTAATAATTTTAGCTTTAGAAATCATCTTCTTTTTTAGGCCAATTTCATTAAAAATAAGAGATACCGTTTTAGACCTACTATCAACAAAACAAGAAGCACTTGTAAAAGCAAAAGAACTTGAAGAAATGTATATCTCTAAAGAAGAATCACTTCAAGAATTACAAGAATTAAATTTTGCAATTGATACAGCGGCTCTTTTTGTAAGTACCAATTCTGAAGGTAATGCGATGTATATGAGTAAGAAATTTCAAAATTTATTAGGAATCCGTTCAAATAACATTCAAGGTCCTGTTGAAGAATTAATTACATCAGATGAAGGTCAGCAAATTTATTTAAAAGAACTTATCCAAAATAGAAGGAAAATTTGGGATGGTGAAGTTCAAGTTATAACACACAACAAGTCGAATATTTGGCTTGAAATGTCCATTATACCTTTGACAAGATTTAACCTAAAACAAAAAACTTTAATTTTATGTTCGGATATAACAAAAAGAAAGGTTAATGAGGTTGAATTAGATAAAATTTCAAAACAAACCTACAACGAAAAAATTCAGACGCAAAAGATTATTTCTAGTAAAATTATAGAAGCACAAGAAGAAGAAAGGAAAAGAATCGCTAAAGATATTCATGACGGAATTGGACAAATGCTAACCGCTTTAAAGTTTAACGTAGAATCAGTAAATATTAATAATACAGAAAATACTATTCGAAAAATAGAAGATTTAAAAACACTTTCTAAAGAATTAATAAAAGGTGTACGAATGGCTACATTTAATTTAACACCGCCTGAATTAACCGATCATGGCATTGGTCCAGCTTTACAAAAATTGACCTCACAACTTTCAAAATTAACGAGTAAAAATATTTTATTTGAAAACGCAACAAACTTTAATGACAGATTTGACTCTTTAATTGAAACTAACCTTTATAGGATAACGCAAGAAGCTGTGAATAATGCTATTAAGTACGCTCAATCAAATTACATTTTAGTAACAATCAACCACAGCGACTCTCTTCTTAGCATAAGTATTCAAGATGACGGAAATGGTTTTAGTATGGATGAAGTTAAAAAACGTAAAAACAAAGGAATGGGACTGCTATTTATGGAAGAACGAATAAAATATATAAATGGAAGACTATTTATACATTCAGAAAAAGGAAAAGGTACCAGAATAACAATCAATACACCATTCTAAAAATCATCTATGTTTAACTATAATATTACACATTTTACAACACATAAATAATTACCTTATTTTTACATAACATATATTGTAAATAACTAATAGATTTCAATATCTTTGCAGTCCAAAATTAAAAGTTACATGATCAATATTACATTGCCAGATGGCTCAGTAAAACAATTTGAAAAAGGTTCAACACCATTTGATGTTGCTATGAGTATCAGTTCTGGTTTAGCAAGAAATATTATTTCTGCTAAATTTAATGATTCAACAGTTGAAACAGTTACTCCACTTACTACTGATGGAAATTTAATATTGTACACTTTTGATAGTCCAGAAGGAAAAAAAGCATTTTGGCATTCATCAGCTCATTTACTAGCACAAGCAATTACATTTTTTTATCCAGCTGTAAAACTTACTATAGGTCCAGCAATTGATAATGGTTTTTATTATGATTTAGATTTAGGTGATGAATCTATATCTGAAAAAGAATTCAAACAAATTGAAGATAAAATGCTAGAATTTGCAAGAGGAAAACACAATTTTTCTTTACGTGAAGTCTCAAAAAAAGATGCTTTATCATTTTACAAAAAACAAAACAACCAATATAAAGTTGAGTTAATTGAAAACCTAACTGATGGTGATATTACTTTTTGTGACCACGCAGACTTCACTGATTTATGTCGTGGAGGACATATTCCAAATACAGGTATTATCAAAGCAGTAAAAATAATGAGTGCCGCAGGTGCATATTGGAGAGGAGATGAAAAAAACACTCAATTAACTCGTATTTATGGCATTTCATTTCCAAAACAAAAATTGCTAACTGAATATCTTGAAATGCTTGAAGAAGCAAAAATGAGAGACCACCGTAAACTCGGAAAAGAACTAGAATTATATGCTTTTTCACCTAAAGTAGGTCAAGGATTACCTCTTTGGCTACCCAAAGGAGCAGCTCTTAGAGATCGATTACAAGACTTTTTAAAGCGTGCTCAAAAAAAAGCAGGATATGATATGGTCATCACGCCACATATTGGTCAAAAAGAATTATATGTTACTTCTGGCCATTATGAGAAATATGGTGAAGATTCTTTTCAACCAATCACAACACCAAAAGATGATGAAGAGTTTTTATTAAAACCTATGAACTGCCCTCATCATTGTGAAATATATAATGTAAAACCATATTCCTACAAAGAATTACCTAAACGTTTTGCCGAATTTGGTACCGTATACCGTTATGAACAAAGTGGTGAATTACATGGATTAACCCGTGTTCGTTGCTTTACACAAGATGATGCGCATATTTTTTGCACTCCAGATCAATTAAATCAAGAATTCAAAGGTGTAATAGATTTAGTGCTATATGTATTTAAAGCCCTCGGTTTTAAAGACTTTACAGCACAAATATCACTTAGAGATCCTAAAAACAAAGAGAAATATATTGGTTCTGATGAAAATTGGGAAAAAGCAGAAAACGCAATTATAAATGCCACACAAGAAAAAGGTCTAAAAACAGTAGTTGAGTATGGAGAAGCAGCTTTTTATGGCCCAAAATTAGACTTTATGGTAAAGGATGTTTTAGGAAGAAGTTGGCAATTAGGAACTATTCAAGTTGATTATAATCTCCCAGAAAGGTTCGATTTGAGCTATAAAGGAGCAGATAATCAATTACACAGACCGGTAATGATTCATAGAGCACCATTTGGTTCGATGGAGCGATTTATAGCCATTTTACTAGAGAATACGGGAGGAAACTTCCCATTATGGTTGACTCCAGAACAAGTTATTTTATTACCAATCAGTGAGAAATTTCAAAAATATGCCGAAAAAGTTTCAGAAGTCTTAGAAAATGCCGAAATTCGCGCCCTCATTGACGATAGAAATGAAAAAACGGGTCGTAAAATTCGTGATGCGGAAATCAGTAAGATTCCATATATGATTATTATTGGTGAAAATGAAGAAAATAATCAAACTGTTTCTGTAAGGAAACACGGAGAAGGCGACTTAGGAACATATAATATTAAAGATTTTATATCTTTGATAAAAAAAGAAATAAGTAGTACATTAGAACAATTTTAAAGTTTAATTTAAATTTTTAAGCCATAGCATTAAGAAAAAAAAGAGGCCCAAGAAAGCCTTGGAGAGTAGTCAAAGAAGATCAACACAGAATTAATGAAAAAATTAAGTTTGTTGATGAAGTACGTTTAGTAGGTGATAACGTTGAAGTTGGAGTTTATCCAATTTTAAAAGCAAAATCACTCGCTAGAGAAATGGAATTAGATTTGGTTGAAATTTCACCAAAAGCAATACCCCCTGTCTGTAAAATTATTGACTATAAGAAATTCTTATATGAGCAGAAAAAACGTGAAAAATCTTTAAAATCTAAAGCAACAAAAGTAATTGTTAAAGAAATAAGGTTTGGACCTCAGACTGATGAGCATGATTATGAATTTAAAAAGAAACATGCTATTAAGTTTTTAGAAGAAGGTGCAAAGTTAAAAGCTTTTGTGTTTTTTAAAGGGCGTTCAATAATTTATAAAGATCAAGGGCAAATT contains:
- the nirD gene encoding nitrite reductase small subunit NirD translates to METILSRYKTVKKEEVKTWFKVAHVYDFPENGGLCAKYKDKQIAVYNFTRKNTWYACQNVCPHKMEMVLSRGMIGDEKGIAKVACPMHKKTFSLETGKNLNGDLDAIATYPVKIENNFVYIGFSE
- a CDS encoding DUF4202 domain-containing protein, translating into MNTKFDTAIRLFDEANQNDPNKETWNNKEYPKELLYAIRMSNKLDEFEPNASESVKLAVRCQHICRWEIPRDSYEMNRVGYLTWRRDLYKFHANRASKILKEIGYSDDIIDNVQFLLQKKQLKKNEETQLLEDVICLVFLEFYFDNFSEKYSEEKLIDILQKTWAKMSEKGHNAALKMNFNEKTKKLITKALS
- a CDS encoding sensor histidine kinase, with protein sequence MNKTLKNIVLNTNIFEKLRKVYLLAILAIALTIIISQILIQQHINSQLNDSRIVNIAGRQRMLSQKLTKEILLLKDNTDRKNNINLIENTFNLWVQSHNGLQNGDKTLELPKENNQEILSMFKETNLYFQPINDAVKSLLNKLEINPNLPAKSIENEINTVSINENDFLQNMNNIVFKYDELSKSKVEKLKFIERLLLLISLIILALEIIFFFRPISLKIRDTVLDLLSTKQEALVKAKELEEMYISKEESLQELQELNFAIDTAALFVSTNSEGNAMYMSKKFQNLLGIRSNNIQGPVEELITSDEGQQIYLKELIQNRRKIWDGEVQVITHNKSNIWLEMSIIPLTRFNLKQKTLILCSDITKRKVNEVELDKISKQTYNEKIQTQKIISSKIIEAQEEERKRIAKDIHDGIGQMLTALKFNVESVNINNTENTIRKIEDLKTLSKELIKGVRMATFNLTPPELTDHGIGPALQKLTSQLSKLTSKNILFENATNFNDRFDSLIETNLYRITQEAVNNAIKYAQSNYILVTINHSDSLLSISIQDDGNGFSMDEVKKRKNKGMGLLFMEERIKYINGRLFIHSEKGKGTRITINTPF
- the thrS gene encoding threonine--tRNA ligase, which gives rise to MINITLPDGSVKQFEKGSTPFDVAMSISSGLARNIISAKFNDSTVETVTPLTTDGNLILYTFDSPEGKKAFWHSSAHLLAQAITFFYPAVKLTIGPAIDNGFYYDLDLGDESISEKEFKQIEDKMLEFARGKHNFSLREVSKKDALSFYKKQNNQYKVELIENLTDGDITFCDHADFTDLCRGGHIPNTGIIKAVKIMSAAGAYWRGDEKNTQLTRIYGISFPKQKLLTEYLEMLEEAKMRDHRKLGKELELYAFSPKVGQGLPLWLPKGAALRDRLQDFLKRAQKKAGYDMVITPHIGQKELYVTSGHYEKYGEDSFQPITTPKDDEEFLLKPMNCPHHCEIYNVKPYSYKELPKRFAEFGTVYRYEQSGELHGLTRVRCFTQDDAHIFCTPDQLNQEFKGVIDLVLYVFKALGFKDFTAQISLRDPKNKEKYIGSDENWEKAENAIINATQEKGLKTVVEYGEAAFYGPKLDFMVKDVLGRSWQLGTIQVDYNLPERFDLSYKGADNQLHRPVMIHRAPFGSMERFIAILLENTGGNFPLWLTPEQVILLPISEKFQKYAEKVSEVLENAEIRALIDDRNEKTGRKIRDAEISKIPYMIIIGENEENNQTVSVRKHGEGDLGTYNIKDFISLIKKEISSTLEQF
- the infC gene encoding translation initiation factor IF-3, producing MNEKIKFVDEVRLVGDNVEVGVYPILKAKSLAREMELDLVEISPKAIPPVCKIIDYKKFLYEQKKREKSLKSKATKVIVKEIRFGPQTDEHDYEFKKKHAIKFLEEGAKLKAFVFFKGRSIIYKDQGQILLLKLAQELEEYGKVEQMPKLEGKRMIMFISPKKK